One part of the Gemmatimonadaceae bacterium genome encodes these proteins:
- a CDS encoding P1 family peptidase, with protein MRATALVLALLSASALQAQKSRENDLKLPIGGTPGPLDAITDIAGIEVGHTTIIRGSGKLVVGQGPVRTGVTVIHPRGRGSSDPVFGAWFTLNGNGEMTGTTWLQEGGLLEGPIAITNTHSVGVVRDAILQWQVGRPGMQPWGLPVVAETYDGGLNDINGFHVTAEHVKSALDGARGGRVLEGAVGGGTGMSCHGFKGGIGTASRVLSRQQGGYTVGVLVQCNYGSRRDLRIAGVPVGEEITDLTSCFATTDIPVGDPRYARRCDQQGARNDDEPELGSIIVVVATDAPLLPHQLQRLVKRVAVGLGREGGFGGNGSGDIFVAFSTANPATGTARDSANVKMLSNGMISPLFNATAWATEAAITNAMLAAETMTGANDLRLFALPHDRLMAAMRKYGRMQ; from the coding sequence ATGCGCGCCACCGCACTCGTCCTGGCCCTCCTCAGCGCCTCAGCGCTCCAGGCACAGAAGTCCCGCGAGAACGACCTCAAGCTGCCGATCGGCGGCACCCCAGGCCCGCTCGACGCCATCACCGACATTGCCGGCATCGAAGTGGGGCACACGACGATCATCCGCGGCAGCGGTAAGCTCGTGGTTGGCCAGGGCCCGGTGCGCACCGGGGTCACCGTGATTCATCCGCGAGGCCGCGGCAGCAGCGACCCCGTCTTTGGCGCGTGGTTCACGCTGAACGGCAACGGCGAGATGACGGGCACAACGTGGTTGCAGGAGGGGGGCCTGCTCGAAGGGCCGATCGCGATCACGAACACGCACTCGGTCGGCGTGGTGCGCGACGCGATCCTGCAATGGCAGGTGGGCCGGCCGGGCATGCAGCCCTGGGGGCTGCCGGTGGTGGCGGAGACCTATGACGGTGGGCTCAACGACATCAACGGCTTCCACGTCACCGCCGAACACGTGAAATCAGCACTGGACGGAGCGCGCGGGGGTCGCGTGCTGGAGGGCGCGGTGGGCGGTGGGACCGGAATGTCGTGTCACGGTTTCAAGGGCGGCATCGGCACGGCCTCACGCGTCCTGTCCCGACAGCAGGGCGGCTACACGGTCGGCGTGCTCGTGCAGTGCAACTACGGCAGCCGCCGCGATCTGCGGATTGCGGGCGTGCCGGTGGGTGAAGAGATCACGGACCTGACATCGTGCTTCGCCACGACGGACATCCCCGTCGGCGATCCTCGATATGCGCGCCGCTGCGATCAGCAGGGCGCGCGCAACGACGACGAGCCGGAACTGGGCTCGATCATCGTGGTGGTCGCGACGGACGCACCGCTGCTCCCGCACCAGTTGCAGCGCCTGGTGAAGCGCGTCGCCGTGGGGCTGGGGCGCGAAGGCGGTTTTGGCGGCAACGGCTCGGGCGACATCTTCGTGGCGTTCTCCACGGCGAACCCGGCGACGGGCACGGCGCGGGACTCGGCCAACGTGAAGATGCTCTCGAACGGGATGATCAGCCCGCTGTTCAACGCGACGGCGTGGGCCACCGAGGCCGCAATCACCAACGCGATGCTGGCGGCCGAGACCATGACCGGCGCCAACGACCTGCGGTTGTTCGCGCTGCCGCATGACCGCCTGATGGCCGCCATGCGCAAGTACGGGCGAATGCAATAG
- a CDS encoding aspartate aminotransferase family protein has translation MATIAPVEISLEELWMPFTANRAFKKAPRLLAKAHGMYYTDVDGNEILDGTAGLWCVNAGHCREPIVSAIQKAAATLDYAPGFNLGHPLQFQLATRLGQMLPGDLDHVFFGNSGSEAVDTALKIAIAYHASRGETKRTRLVGRIRGYHGVGFGGISVGGLENNRKVFASHLVPNTDAHLPATHGVPGNTFAKGQPQHGAHLADALEELCAVHGGDTIAAVIVEPVAGSAGVLVPPVGYLERLRAICDAHGILLIFDEVITGFGRLGSAFGTTHFGVSPDLMTVAKGLTNGAVPMGAVFVRHGIYESVVNASEGGIEFFHGYTYSGHPLACAAGLATLDLYRDEGLFERASELAPYWQDAVHSLKGEPHVADIRNLGLVAGIELEPRPGKPGARAMEAHVDCFRNGLLIRVTGDIIALSPPLIIERPQVDRMVDGIRAALRRIP, from the coding sequence ATGGCCACCATTGCCCCGGTCGAGATTTCGCTCGAAGAACTCTGGATGCCGTTCACCGCGAATCGGGCATTCAAGAAGGCGCCACGGCTGCTCGCCAAGGCGCACGGCATGTACTACACCGACGTTGACGGCAACGAGATCCTGGATGGCACGGCCGGGTTGTGGTGCGTGAACGCCGGCCACTGCCGCGAGCCGATCGTCTCGGCCATCCAGAAGGCGGCGGCGACACTGGATTACGCGCCCGGGTTCAACCTGGGGCACCCGCTCCAGTTTCAGCTGGCGACGCGACTGGGGCAGATGCTGCCGGGCGACCTGGACCACGTGTTCTTCGGCAATTCGGGTTCGGAGGCCGTGGACACCGCGCTCAAGATCGCGATTGCCTACCACGCCTCGCGCGGGGAGACGAAGCGCACGCGGCTCGTCGGGCGCATCCGCGGCTACCACGGTGTGGGATTCGGCGGCATCTCGGTGGGCGGTCTCGAGAACAACCGCAAGGTGTTCGCGTCGCACCTCGTGCCCAACACCGACGCGCACCTTCCCGCGACGCACGGGGTGCCTGGCAACACGTTCGCCAAGGGGCAGCCGCAGCACGGCGCGCACCTGGCCGACGCGCTGGAGGAGCTCTGCGCCGTACACGGCGGTGACACGATCGCTGCCGTCATCGTGGAGCCGGTGGCCGGGTCGGCGGGCGTGCTCGTGCCGCCGGTCGGCTATCTCGAGCGGCTGCGCGCGATCTGCGATGCGCACGGCATCCTGCTCATCTTCGATGAAGTGATCACCGGCTTCGGACGGTTGGGGTCGGCTTTTGGGACGACGCACTTTGGCGTGTCACCCGACCTGATGACCGTGGCCAAGGGGCTGACAAACGGCGCGGTGCCGATGGGTGCCGTGTTCGTGCGCCATGGCATCTACGAGAGCGTGGTGAACGCGAGCGAAGGCGGCATCGAGTTCTTCCATGGCTACACGTATTCCGGCCACCCGTTGGCCTGTGCCGCTGGGCTGGCGACGCTGGACCTCTATCGTGACGAGGGGCTCTTTGAGCGCGCATCGGAGTTGGCGCCCTACTGGCAGGACGCGGTGCATTCGCTCAAGGGCGAGCCGCACGTGGCGGACATCCGGAATCTGGGCCTCGTGGCCGGCATCGAGCTGGAACCGCGTCCTGGCAAGCCCGGCGCTCGCGCGATGGAGGCTCACGTCGACTGCTTTCGGAACGGGCTGCTGATCCGCGTGACGGGCGACATCATTGCCTTATCGCCGCCGCTGATCATCGAGCGACCGCAGGTGGACCGGATGGTGGACGGCATCAGGGCAGCGCTTCGTCGGATTCCCTGA
- a CDS encoding mechanosensitive ion channel yields MPFIQRLQDSFAQLADIVPALLGALIILFAGYLLAKLVEKGVERLLRKLRLNNLLERGGVMEAVERTGSHFNPTRVVGKLLFWFVMFAVIMLAANALGMESLAEVFAELVGYIPSLMSAIVILIVGIVLGRFTGGLIMASAGAVQGGPTLARVGRWGVVVLAVFMALQELGIATDIVTTAFAILFGAIALAMALAFGLGNRELAGEVTREWYARYRAERDAIERETAEREQEEEAELAAQEVADDAEAQARVMQRHA; encoded by the coding sequence GTGCCCTTCATACAGCGTCTCCAGGATAGCTTCGCGCAGCTCGCCGACATCGTCCCCGCGCTGCTGGGTGCACTCATCATCCTCTTTGCCGGCTACCTGCTGGCCAAGCTGGTCGAAAAGGGTGTCGAGCGTCTCCTCCGCAAGCTTCGTCTCAACAACCTGCTGGAGCGCGGCGGCGTGATGGAGGCCGTGGAGCGCACCGGATCGCACTTCAATCCCACGCGGGTGGTGGGCAAGCTGCTCTTCTGGTTCGTGATGTTTGCGGTGATCATGCTGGCGGCGAATGCGTTGGGCATGGAGTCGCTGGCCGAGGTGTTTGCCGAGCTGGTCGGGTACATCCCGAGCCTGATGTCGGCGATCGTGATCCTGATCGTGGGCATCGTGTTGGGGCGATTCACGGGCGGACTCATCATGGCGTCGGCGGGCGCGGTGCAGGGCGGGCCGACGCTGGCGCGCGTGGGGCGCTGGGGAGTGGTGGTGCTCGCGGTGTTCATGGCGCTGCAGGAGCTGGGCATCGCCACCGACATCGTCACCACGGCGTTCGCGATCCTGTTCGGTGCGATCGCGTTGGCCATGGCGCTGGCCTTCGGGCTCGGCAATCGCGAGCTGGCCGGTGAGGTGACGCGGGAGTGGTACGCGCGCTATCGTGCCGAGCGCGACGCGATCGAACGTGAGACGGCGGAGCGCGAGCAGGAAGAGGAGGCCGAGCTGGCCGCCCAGGAGGTTGCCGACGACGCCGAGGCGCAGGCGCGAGTGATGCAGCGGCACGCCTGA
- a CDS encoding zinc-binding dehydrogenase: MRALTLSAHGGVEQLEYREDLATPTIASPTDALVRIHAAALNRLDLWVLGGLPNVSITPPWIVGSDAAGVVEAVGSAVTGVRPGARVLINPGINCGTCEYCRDGDDPLCLTYRILGEHVPGTMAERVVVPAANLRPVPDGVSFVQAAAFPLATLTAWRMVVTRANVQAGEDVLIWGIGGGVAQQALQICRFLGARTWVTSGSAEKLERARVLGADVYLDHSTMDVGREVRQRTGKRGVNVVVDSVGERTWKQSLGALGKRGRLVTCGGTSGPNVETDIRRLFWNQWTIMGSTMGTQREFSTITDHLHAGRFMPVVDSTFPLARGREAYERLASGQQFGKVVVEIG, encoded by the coding sequence ATGCGAGCACTCACGCTCTCGGCGCACGGTGGCGTCGAGCAACTCGAATATCGAGAGGATCTTGCGACTCCCACGATCGCGTCGCCGACCGACGCGCTCGTGCGAATTCATGCGGCCGCGCTGAACCGCCTGGACCTGTGGGTGCTCGGCGGACTGCCCAACGTCTCCATCACCCCGCCCTGGATCGTGGGGTCGGACGCGGCGGGCGTCGTGGAGGCCGTGGGCAGCGCGGTTACCGGCGTCAGGCCGGGAGCTCGCGTCCTGATCAACCCCGGCATCAACTGCGGCACGTGCGAGTACTGCCGGGACGGCGACGACCCCCTGTGCTTGACCTACCGGATCCTGGGAGAACACGTCCCCGGGACCATGGCCGAGCGTGTCGTCGTGCCCGCGGCCAACCTTCGGCCCGTGCCCGACGGTGTTTCGTTCGTCCAGGCGGCGGCGTTTCCACTCGCGACGCTCACCGCGTGGCGCATGGTGGTCACGCGCGCCAACGTGCAGGCGGGTGAAGATGTGCTGATCTGGGGCATTGGGGGCGGCGTGGCGCAGCAGGCGTTGCAGATCTGTCGATTCCTCGGAGCGCGGACGTGGGTCACGTCCGGGAGCGCGGAGAAACTGGAGCGCGCTCGCGTCCTGGGTGCCGACGTGTACCTCGATCACTCGACGATGGACGTGGGGCGCGAGGTGCGGCAGCGCACGGGAAAGCGCGGCGTCAACGTCGTGGTGGACAGCGTGGGGGAGCGTACCTGGAAGCAGTCGTTAGGTGCCCTGGGCAAGCGCGGACGGCTGGTGACATGCGGCGGCACGTCCGGGCCCAACGTGGAGACCGATATCCGGCGTCTGTTCTGGAACCAATGGACCATCATGGGATCGACCATGGGGACGCAACGAGAGTTTTCGACCATCACCGATCACCTGCACGCCGGCCGATTCATGCCAGTGGTGGACAGCACGTTCCCTCTCGCACGCGGCCGCGAGGCGTATGAGCGCCTCGCCAGCGGCCAGCAGTTCGGGAAGGTTGTGGTGGAGATCGGGTAG
- the odhB gene encoding 2-oxoglutarate dehydrogenase complex dihydrolipoyllysine-residue succinyltransferase — protein MLSITVPPLGESIVEATISRWTKKEGDAVAAGETLVELETDKVTVEVPALKAGVLARRSKAEGDVVTVGEVLGELDETGAAASVERTTASAAAAPSAPPPIVAAPSAPPAAPSAPVATAPEVRASPAAVRVAAEGGVDLAGIAGTGRGGVVSKPDVIEQGGKVAATRVAAAAPAAPAAPALPAAPAPVVAAVAPPASNGARETREKMTTRRKRIAEHLLESQHQTAHLTTFNEVDMTAVEALRGRINPKLEKEQGIKLSMMPFFVRAACLALRQYPVVNAKIDGDAILYHHYVNMGIAVASDAGLVVPNLKDADRLGMIDIAKSIGAVAKKARDGKLTMDDLTGGTFTITNGGVFGSLVSTPIINYPQVGILGLHKVQERPMVVNGAIVVRPMMYIALSYDHRIIDGQQAVLFLVRIKELMEDPALLAIG, from the coding sequence ATGCTCTCGATCACTGTCCCCCCGCTTGGCGAGTCGATCGTCGAAGCCACCATCTCCCGCTGGACGAAGAAGGAAGGGGACGCCGTCGCCGCCGGGGAGACCCTGGTCGAACTCGAAACGGACAAGGTAACGGTCGAAGTTCCGGCGCTGAAAGCGGGTGTGCTCGCGCGTCGCAGCAAGGCCGAGGGCGACGTGGTGACGGTTGGCGAGGTGCTCGGCGAACTCGATGAAACGGGCGCCGCCGCCAGCGTCGAGCGGACCACCGCAAGCGCAGCTGCGGCACCCTCGGCGCCCCCCCCGATCGTTGCAGCACCGAGCGCACCGCCCGCCGCGCCAAGCGCCCCGGTGGCGACTGCGCCAGAAGTGCGCGCGTCTCCGGCCGCGGTTCGCGTGGCGGCCGAGGGTGGTGTTGACCTCGCGGGAATCGCGGGGACCGGTCGAGGCGGAGTCGTCAGCAAGCCCGACGTGATCGAGCAAGGTGGCAAGGTTGCTGCGACGCGCGTCGCGGCGGCGGCGCCTGCCGCTCCCGCGGCCCCTGCGCTCCCCGCCGCCCCCGCGCCGGTGGTTGCTGCAGTTGCGCCGCCAGCGAGCAACGGCGCGCGCGAAACGCGCGAGAAGATGACGACGCGTCGCAAGCGCATCGCCGAACACCTGCTCGAGTCGCAACACCAGACGGCGCACCTCACGACGTTCAATGAAGTGGACATGACGGCCGTGGAGGCGCTGCGCGGCCGCATCAATCCAAAGCTGGAAAAGGAGCAGGGCATCAAGCTGTCGATGATGCCGTTCTTCGTGCGCGCGGCCTGCCTTGCGCTCAGGCAGTACCCGGTGGTGAACGCAAAGATCGACGGCGATGCGATCCTGTATCACCACTACGTGAACATGGGCATCGCGGTGGCGTCCGATGCGGGGCTGGTGGTCCCCAACCTCAAGGACGCGGATCGCCTGGGCATGATCGACATCGCAAAGAGCATCGGCGCCGTGGCGAAGAAGGCACGCGACGGCAAGCTCACGATGGACGACCTCACGGGCGGCACGTTCACCATCACCAACGGCGGGGTGTTCGGTTCGCTCGTGTCGACGCCGATCATCAACTACCCCCAGGTCGGCATCCTCGGACTGCACAAGGTGCAGGAGCGTCCAATGGTGGTGAACGGCGCCATCGTCGTCCGACCGATGATGTACATCGCGCTCTCCTACGACCACCGCATCATCGATGGCCAGCAGGCCGTGCTGTTCCTTGTGAGGATCAAGGAGCTGATGGAGGATCCGGCGTTGCTCGCGATCGGGTGA
- the lpdA gene encoding dihydrolipoyl dehydrogenase, with amino-acid sequence MPDSPLSADVVVIGGGPGGYVAAIRAAQLGLSTVCVEMDKTLGGTCVNVGCIPSKALLQSSEHYEFARLHAHEHGLTFDALRFDLGAMMKRKDEVVGANTRGVEFLFKKNKVTWARGRGTLKTGNIVEVSGPDGSVATYQARHVILATGSVPIELPFLRFDEQRVLSNVGALSIPAVPRHLVVIGGGVIGLELGSVWRRLGARVTVVELMPTILPGNDDEVIKEADRILRRQGLELRTGTKVTGATRRADGVDVLVEKDGTTETLDADYVLVSVGRRPALQGIDAQALGLATGKRGEVIVDDQMRTNVPNVFAIGDVVGGKLLAHKAEEEGVIAAEVIAGKPVHMHYRSMPSIVYTWPEIATVGLTEAEVKASGRAYRTGKFPFSANGRARTMGETSGFVKFIADATTDELLGCHMIGPNVSELIPEVVLAFEYRGSSEDIGVTVHSHPTLSEATKEAALAVLGRAIHF; translated from the coding sequence ATGCCTGACTCCCCACTCTCCGCCGATGTCGTCGTCATCGGCGGTGGCCCCGGTGGCTACGTCGCCGCCATCCGCGCCGCGCAGCTCGGACTCTCCACGGTCTGCGTGGAGATGGACAAGACCCTCGGTGGCACGTGCGTCAACGTCGGCTGCATTCCGTCGAAAGCGCTCCTGCAGTCCTCGGAGCACTACGAGTTCGCGCGCCTGCACGCGCACGAACACGGCCTGACCTTCGATGCGCTGCGGTTCGACCTCGGCGCGATGATGAAGCGCAAGGACGAGGTCGTCGGCGCCAACACGCGCGGCGTGGAGTTCCTGTTCAAGAAGAACAAGGTCACCTGGGCCAGGGGCCGCGGCACCCTCAAGACCGGCAACATCGTCGAGGTCAGTGGCCCCGACGGCTCGGTCGCCACGTATCAGGCACGCCACGTGATCCTCGCCACGGGATCGGTGCCGATCGAGCTGCCGTTCCTGCGGTTCGACGAGCAGCGCGTCCTGTCCAACGTCGGTGCGCTGTCGATCCCCGCGGTGCCCAGACACCTCGTGGTGATCGGGGGCGGTGTCATCGGGCTCGAACTCGGATCCGTGTGGCGACGGCTCGGTGCAAGAGTGACGGTCGTCGAACTCATGCCCACGATCCTCCCCGGCAACGACGATGAAGTCATCAAGGAGGCGGACCGCATCCTGCGCCGGCAGGGACTCGAGCTGCGAACGGGCACCAAGGTGACCGGCGCGACGCGTCGGGCAGATGGGGTCGACGTGCTGGTCGAGAAGGACGGAACGACCGAAACGCTCGACGCGGACTACGTGCTCGTCTCCGTTGGACGCCGCCCGGCGCTCCAGGGCATCGATGCACAGGCGTTGGGACTCGCGACGGGCAAGCGCGGCGAGGTCATCGTCGACGACCAGATGCGGACGAACGTCCCGAACGTTTTTGCCATCGGCGACGTGGTCGGTGGCAAGCTGCTCGCGCACAAGGCCGAGGAGGAGGGCGTGATTGCCGCCGAGGTGATTGCCGGCAAGCCGGTGCACATGCACTACCGCTCGATGCCGTCGATCGTGTACACCTGGCCCGAGATCGCCACGGTGGGACTGACCGAGGCTGAAGTGAAAGCCTCGGGACGTGCTTATCGCACGGGCAAGTTCCCGTTCAGTGCCAACGGGCGCGCCCGCACCATGGGCGAAACGTCGGGCTTCGTGAAGTTCATCGCCGACGCGACGACCGACGAACTGCTCGGGTGCCACATGATCGGGCCTAACGTGTCCGAGCTGATCCCGGAGGTCGTGCTTGCCTTCGAATATCGCGGCTCCTCCGAGGACATCGGCGTGACCGTGCACTCGCACCCCACGCTCTCCGAGGCGACCAAGGAAGCGGCGCTCGCGGTGCTGGGACGCGCGATCCACTTCTGA